One Archangium violaceum genomic window, CCCCCGCTACACCCAGCGGGTGATGGGACGGCTCAAGGACATCTCCAAGGACATTCAGGCGAAGATCGACAAGGGGGAGGACCACAAGGACGTGGAACTGGACCTCTTCGAGCAACTCAAGGACCTGGAAGAAGAATTCTGGGACTTCATCGTTGGCCTGAGTGAGGTCGTCGTGGCCGCGGTGACCTCGGGCCAGACCTACGTCCACGACAACGTCCGTTTCGCCCCGGAGAAGGGCAGTAGCACCTACGAGAACGGGGCGCTCTTCTGAGGAGCATCAGCGTATGAACTATTTTGTCCTGAAGACGGCTTCCCAGGATGGTGCGGTCATTGACGCGTACCCACAGGGCAGCCCGGCAGATTGGAAGTTCGACGAGGGCATCAGTCTGGCCCGCGAGTTCCCTGGCCGGGCGGAGGTCGTCTTCTCGAAGAGCTTTCCTGACTTCCGGAAGCTCTACGACTTCCAGCCCAACATCCTCAGCGCATTCATCGTCTCCGAGAAGGCCCGGCAGCTCATCGAGTCCCTGAAGGTGCCCAACGCCGAGTTCCTCCCCGTGGCGCTCAAGGACCACCGAGGCAACGTGGTGGCCGAGAACTACGCCATCCTCAACCTGCTCGGGGGCGAGGACGCCATCGACATGGAGCGCTCCGACTACAAGATGAACAACATCAACAAGGAGCAGATTGGCCGCATCAAGAAGCTCGCCCTCAAGCCGGACGCCATCTCCCCTGAGGCGAAGCTCTTCCGTTGCAGCCGCATGCGCCGATTGATCCTCCTCCGCGAGGATGTGCTCGCCGCCTTCAACGAGGCGGGCCTCACCGGCTTCCGCACCTACCCCGCCGAGGGCTGGAAAGGCCTGGAGCTCTGACTCACCGCGAGCCGCATGTCATCGCACCTCGCCTTCGAAGCCTTCGTCGATACCCTCGCCGACACGTACTGGCTCGTCATCCGCCGGTACCTGCCCGTGCCCGAATTGGAGCGGGAGCGCTGGGCCCGTCCCGATGAGTTGGCGTGGCTGGGTCTGGGCCATGAGCAGGAGAGCTTTTACTTCGGCTACGCCCTCGGACTGTCCGATGAAGGGGCGCCGAGTGGGGCGAGTGCGGCTCTGTCGCTGCGTGATCTGCTCAACCCGGGTGAGCACGCGACGCTCGTCACCGCCGTTGAGCGCTTCGCCTACCCCCCCCTCCCGATTTCGAGGCTCAGGACGCCTGGTATGAGGACTGCCAGGTGTTCGCGCGGTACGCGATTCGCCTCGGGCTGGGGCTGGTGGCCCACCGGCTGTGGTCGCACCCGGAGGCTCTGCCGATGGCGCCGGGCCCGGGCTTCCGGGTGACCGTCTTCGACGATATCGATTCCCCCGGTTTCGAGGCGGAGATTCCTCGCTGCGAGCTGCCCTCCGCTGGTGGCAGGGACGAGGCCTCGCGCCGACATCTCCTGAGCGGGGCATTCGCCTCCACCCCCGCCTGCCGGGAGCTGCTCTCGGACCTGGGTGACGGCCGACTCCTGCACCAGCCTCTCTCGGTAGTGCTTGCGCGGTATCGCACGTCGCGCGCCAGCCTGCTGGCCGACCTCCAGGCGGCGAAGGGGCAGCCCAGGTAGATGGCCAAGGACCCTGCCTCGAAGACTGGAGCCAGATGCTCTTCGTGATGCGTGGACCCGCTCGCCGGGTGTCCTCGCGCTCAGCCCGCGCGGCCCGGGGCCAGCGCCAGGTGGATGGCGGCACGCTCTCCCGTGTCTGAGGAGGAAAGGACGAGGAGGGACGGGGCACGAGCGTAGCCACGCCGCAAAGCCCGGAGCGCCGTGGCGGTGCCCACTCCTCCAGAGGCCGCACCGGTGGCGCCGAATCCTTCAGCGGGCAACCAGATACGACAGTCGCGGAAGCGCGCTTCCTGGGCACTCAAGTGGAGCAGCATCATTCCACACTCGTGCGCGCGGTGCTGCTGGCCATCATGGTCCAGGACGAGCACGGGAGGAGGTACGCCAGGGGGGAGGGGCCCCAGTGCCGTCTGCGCGCACCGAGCGATGGCTCGCCCATCGGATGGACGCCCGACGTGTCGAAGGTGGGGCTCCATGTCCAGCACCACGTCCCGGACGAGCACGGGCGGCTCCGGCACCTGAGTCCTGGCCGGAGGGGGCGGGACGAGTACCAGCGCCACGCCGGCCTCGCCCGCCATGAGGCCCACAGGGTGCGCGGCCGTCTTGAGCCGGCCCTCCTCGTTGAGGAGTTCCAGCGTCCGCGAGGAAACGAGGCTATCCACCGCGCAAATGAGCCCGGCTTGAGTCCGTCGAGCGCGTAGATCCTCCTCCGCAGCGGCCAGCGCCTGGGCGAAAGCGGCGGTGCCTCCATGGAATGCGCGCAGCGGACCCTTCCAGGAAGGCAACCCCAAGACCTCCCAGGCTCCGCGCACGACCCGTTCCGCCAGCAGGGCCACGCGCTTGCTCGCGTCGGGGGGATCCTCGTCCCTCGGCTCCTTCCTCGTGGTGAAGCCGCGCGTCTCCGGATCCGGCAGGGCGAGGTACAGGCCCGCCCCAGGGCTCAGGTGCTCGAGGTTCTCACGCGAGCACAGGTCCACCAGCGTTTCCACCAACAGAGCCACCAACCGACCCACTCCGGAGAAGCCATAGGTGGCCGCGCCCGCCGCATGTATCGCCACGGTGCCGGGCTCCTCGTCTCCGGGAAAGAAGGTCTCGAAATCGGGAGCTGGAGCCGACCGGACCAGCCCGGCCCGGAAGGCAGCGCACCCTGGTACCAGTGGCCCCAAAGCCGATGCCATCCCCATGGCCTTCACCCAGGTCTGCATACGAGCACCGCTCACCGTGTTGGCTCTCCTTCGACCGAGATTGCAAGGCCTCTGCTCCGACGGACGACGAGGGCCCCATTCTCCGGCAGCCCTACGGCACGGTACAAGCCGCACTGGGCGTGGGGTGCTGACGCCGATGCGAAGCTTCGACCTGCTGCCGGTGAGGCCTTCCATCCCGATACTGTTCGACTGCTGGTCCGCTTGCGGCATTCGGGGCAAGCACGGAGGGCTCGTCCTGCGCGAGCCCCCCCTGACAGGACTTACTTCAACTGGCTTAGCCGTTCACCTTCTTCCACGAGGGACGGGTGCTGATGCGCTGCCACCACGACTTCACGAACGGACGCTCGGTGATGAGGGTGCCGTGGGGAGTGGCCGAGAGGTACTGCAGGTACGGCAGCCAGGAGATGTCCGCGAGCGAGAACGTGTCGCCCGCGAGGTAGGCCTGGGACATGAGGGCCCGGTCGACGACATCGAGCACCCTGGCGCTCTCGCTCCGGCCCTTGTTCACCTTGTCCATGTCGGGCGTGCCGCCGCGCATGGGCTTGAAGACGAGCTCCATGACGATGGCCATGCAGTGCGGGGTGAAATAGGACTGCTCGACGCTGAGCCACTGCTCCATGCGGCCGAAGGAGGGATGGTCGCTCGGGGTGAGCTTGGGCCCCGGCAGCTTCGCGTCGAGGTAGCGGATGATGGCGCGGGACTCGTACAGGGTGAAGCCGTCATCCTCGAGGAAGGGGACGACGCCGAAGGGGTGCTTCGCCAGGTAGTCGGGCGACTTCTGCTGGCCCTTGGAGAGGTCGATCAACACGAACTCGGCCTCGCGGCCCTTCTCGGCGAGCGTGGTGAGGACCTTTCGGGTGCAGGTGCTGCCCGGATGACCATAGAGCTTCATGAGTGTTCCTCCGTGGGTTGAAGCGGCGCGAGGCTATAAGAGCCATCCCGTCCGTTGCGCTAGCCTTTCGCGCCATGGACCGGAAGCGCACAGTCTGGTTGCTCATCATCGTGTTGGTGCTCGTGGGTGGACTGCTCGTCCTGCTCCGTGGGGACGGTGGGGAGCGGGTGCCCGATGGACCACGGGCAGGAGGCGCGGGGGCCTCGAAGCCGGCACCCGCTCGCGCCGGAACACGAACGTCACAGAGGCCGGAATCCCCGCACGCCGCGACCGCCCTCCCCTCGCGTCTGGTGCCCGCCACGCACGCCGAGGACCCGGCCGAGTCGCGGGGCTCCTTCGAGGGCCTCGTCATCTCGGCCACCACGGGTGAGGGCGTGGCGAACGCCGAGCTGACCTTCGCCGGAGCGGGGGGCGCCGCGTCCACGCGCACGGAGGCCAACGGACGCTTCCGCTTCGTCCCGCCCACGGCGGGCACGTGGCAGCTCGCGGTGGTGACGGCACGGGGCTACCTGCCCTTCGGCCCCGAGTGGGGACAGAGCCCCATCCGATTCACGGCCGTGCCCGGCCAGCGCATCTCGGACATCGTGCTCGCCCTGACGCCCGAGGTGGAGCTGCTGGGCCGCGTGGAGGACCCGGACGGACAGCCCGTCGCTGGAGCGCAGGTGCGCGTGCTGACGGGCCGGGGGGGTGAGTCGGTGCTCTTCCCCACGTCGGACCACTTCACGTCCGATGCGCGCGGGGAGTTCCGCTTCCGCGCACCGGAAGGCGCCAGCGTGGAGGCCCGCCACCCGGCCTACGCCTCCGCCCGCGCCGAGGTGACACCCTCGGCCGCGCTGGCGCGCCGCGTGGTGTTGAAGCTGGGCAGGCGCGAGAGCGCTCAGGCCGCCCCTCCGGGAGAGTCCCTGGCGGGGCGCGTGGTGGACGGAGAAGGAGCGGCCGTGCCCCAGGCCCTGGTGTCCGTGACATCCGCCTCGAGCGCCTGGCCTCGCAGGTATGGCGATGAGCTCGGGTACGAGACGCTGACGGACGCGGAGGGACGCTTCACGCTCGAGGGCCTGGAGCCGGGCACCTACGATGTCACCGCGAGGTCGATGGGACTGGCGCCCGGGGAGCTGCGAGACGTGAGGACGGGCCGGAAGGACCTGGTGCTGACGCTCGCGGCGGGGACGAGGCTGGTGGGCACGGTGCGCGACGCGGCCACGGGCAGGCCGCTGCCCTCCTTCACCCTGGCCGTGTTCACGAAGCGAGGGCCCTTGCAGCGGGACGTCTTCACGCAGCACTCGTTCATCGACGCGCAGGGCCGCTACGTGGTGGCAGGAGTACCGGCCGGGAGCTATGTGCTCCAGGCGGCCGCGTCCGGCTACGCGCCATCCGAGGCGCAGGTCGAGGTGCCGGAAGGGGCCTCGGGACCGGTGACGACGGACCTCTCCCTCTCGCGCGGGACGAAGATGGCGGGGCGCGTGGTGGAGGAGGGCTCGGGAGTCCCGCTGGAGCACGCGAGCATCTCCGTCGAGGGCGTGGGAACGGGAGAGGGAGCGCTGTCCCTGCGCTATGACGCCCTCACGGACGCACGGGGCGACTTCACGCTCGACGGGTTGCCCCCGGGCGAGCTGTCCCTGTTCGTCTCCGCCGCCGGGCACCACAGCCGCATCCTCTCCGGCATCACCGCGCGTGGAGACACCGCGCCCCCGCTGACCATCGAGTTGCGGAAGACGGAGGAGGGCGAGGAGCCTCAGGTGGAACTGGTGGGCATCGGGGCGGTGCTCGCCCCGCGAGAGGACGCGCTGGTGCTGGGCGAGATCGCCCCGGGCGGAGGCGCGGCCGAGGCGGGGCTCGTCACGGGGGACAGCATCGTGCACATCGACGGGCGCCCCGTCGTGGAGATGGGCTTCGCGAACGCCGTCCAGCGCATCCGGGGCCCCGAGGGCAGCCGGCTGGTGCTCGGCGTGCGCAAGGCCTCGGCCGTGGGCACGGACGGAAGCGCCGCGCCCATCGTGGACATCCCCGTGACGCGGCGGCGCATCCGCCGATAGGAGAACCCGGACGGGCTCAGCCGAAGGAGCAGTCCTTGCCCCGCGTCGGCAAGGCGGAGGCCTCCTGCGACAGGTACGTGTCGACGGCCTTCGCCGCCTCACGCCCGTCGGAGATGGCCCAGACGATGAGGCTCGCGCCCCGGCTCGCGTCGCCCGCGCAGAACACGCCGTCCACCGACGTGGCGAAGCTCGCGTCCACCAGCACGTTGCCTCGCGGCGTGAGCTTCACGCCCAGGTCCTCCGCCAGCGCCCCGGTGTCCGGCCCCGTGAAGCCCATGGCCAGCACCAGCAGGTCCACCTCGTAGACCGTCTCGGAGCCGGGCACCTCCACCAGCCGGAGGGCTCCGCCCGCCTCACGCTGCAACTCCACCCGCACCGCGTGCAGCGCCTGGAGCCGGCCGTCCGTGCCGACCAGCTTCTTCGTCATCAGGCCGAACTCGCGCGCCCCGCCCTCCTCCTGGCTCGACGAGGTGCGGAAGATGAGCGGCCAGCGCGGCCACGGGTTGCTCTCGGCACGCACCTTCGGGGGCGCGGGCATCAACTCCACCTGCGTCACGCTCGCCGCGCCCTGGCGCAGCGCCGTGCCCAGGCAGTCCGAGCCCGTGTCTCCACCTCCGAGGATGAGCACCCGCTTGCCCGCCGCGCTCAGCCGGGGCTCGAGCTGGGTCAGTCCCGCCACCACCCGGTTCTGGTGCTCCAGGTAGTCCATGGCCTGCACCACGCCGGACAGCTCGCGTCCGGGCACCTCGAGCTCCCTCGCCTTCCTGGCGCCCATGGCCAGCACGACGGCGTCGTACTGCTCGCGCAGCGCGCGGAAGCCCGGCTCACGGCCCACGTCCACGCCGCAGCGGAACTCCACGCCCTCGGATTCCATCAGCTTCAGCCGCCGGTCCACCACGGACTTCTCCAGCTTGAAGTCGGGAATCCCGTAGCGCAGCAGGCCTCCGGCCCGGTCATCCCGCTCGTACACGGTGACGCTGTGTCCCGCCTGGTTGAGCTGCGCCGCCGCCGCCAGCCCCGCGGGCCCCGAGCCCACCACCGCCACGCGCTTGCCGGTGCGGCTCGCGGGCGGACGGGGACGCACCCAGCCCCCGGCGAAGGCCCGCTCGCTGATCTCCTTCTCCATCTGCTCGATGGTCACCGGCTCCTGGTCGATGTTGAGGACGCAGGCGGCCTCGCACGGCGCCGGGCACAGCCGGCCGGTGAACTCGGGGAAGTTGTTGGTGCCGCTCAGCGCGACGTAGGCCTCCTTCCACTTCCCCCGGTACACCGCGTCGTTGAAGTCGGGGATGGGATTGCCCAGCGGACAGCCCTGCTGACAGAAGGGCACGCCACAGTCCATACAGCGCCCCGCCTGCCGCTTGGCCTCCTCGGCGGCCAGGGGCAACACGAACTCGCGCGAGTCCCCCACCCGATCGGACTTCTCCCGCTTGGGGGCGGGCACGCGATTCCACTCCATGAATCCGGTCGTCTTGCCCATGGCTCAGCCCTCCCCTCCCACGAGTTGCAGACGCGGCATGGTGGCCGGAGGCGGCTTGCGGGCCGCCCGGCGCGCCTGGAGCACGCGCTTGTAGTCGGTGGGCATGACCTTCACGAACTGCGGCACCATCAGCTCCCAGTTGTCGAGCACCCGCCGCGCCAGCGCGCTCCCGGTGTGGTGCAGGTGCCGTTCGATCATCCCGTGCACGAGCCAGATCTCCGACTCGTCCACCAGCGACTCCAGCTCCACCATCTCCAGGTTGCAGCGCTGACGGAAGGAGCGCTCGCGGTCGAGCACGAAGGCGAGGCCTCCGCTCATGCCCGCGGCGAAGTTGCGCCCGGTGGGCCCGAGCACCACCACCACGCCGCCCGTCATGTACTCGCAGCCGTGGTCACCCACGCCCTCCACGACGGCCTGGGCGCCGCTGTTGCGCACCGCGAAGCGCTCGCCCGCGAGCCCTCGCAGGTACACCTCGCCGGCCGTGGCACCGTAGAGGACGGTGTTGCCCACGAGCACGTTCTCCTCGGGGACGAAGCGGCTGTCCGAGGGCGGGTAGACGATGATGCGTCCGCCGGAGAGCCCCTTGCCGAGGTAGTCGTTGGAATCACCCTCCAGCTCCAACGTCACGCCGCTGGCGAGGAACGCGCCGAAGCTCTGTCCCGCCGAGCCCTGCAGCCGGATGCGCAGCTGCCCGTCCGGCAGACCCCGCGCCCCGTACCGCTGGGCGATCTCACCGGAGAGCATGGCCCCCACGGCGCGGTGCGTGTTGCTCACCGGCCGCACCAGGAGCGTGGGCGCCCCACCCTCCAGCGTGGCCTTCGCGTGCTGGAGCAGATCATGGTCCAGGTGGTCCGACACGTCCTTGAACTGCGGCGAGTCGCAGCGCCGGGCCTCGATCGAGGAGGCATGGGGCTGCACGAGCAACGCGGAGAGGTCCACCCGCTGCGCCTTCCAGTGGTCCATGGAAGGCCGCTGCCGCAGCAGCTCCACGCGGCCCACCAGCTCGTCCAGCCGGCGCGCGCCCAGGGCCGCCATCTGCTTGCGGAGATCCTCGGCCACCATGAAGAAGAAGTTCACCACGTGCTCGGGCTTGCCGTGGAAGCGCTCGCGCAGACCCGCCTCCTGCGTGGCGATGCCCACCGAGCAGGTGTTGAGGTGGCACTTGCGCAGCATGATGCACCCGAGCGCGATGAGGCTCGCGGTGGCCATGCCGAACTCCTCGGCGCCCAGCAGCGTGGCGATGAGCACGTCCCGGGCGGTGCGCAGGCCTCCGTCCACCTGCACCCGGATGCGGCCGCGCAGTCCGTTGTGCACCAGCACCTGCTGCGCCTCCGCCAGGCCCAGCTCCCATGGCAGACCCGCGTGCTTGATGCTGGAGAGCGGCGAGGCGCCCGTGCCACCTTCGTAACCGGAGATGACCACGCACCCCGCGCCGGCCTTGGCCACGCCCGCGGCGATGGTGCCCACCCCCACCTCGCTCACCAGCTTCACGCTCACCCGCGCCGCCGGGTTCACCGACTGCAGGTCATAGATGAGCTGCGACAGATCCTCGATGGAGTAGATGTCGTGGTGAGGCGGCGGGGAGATGAGCGTCACGCCCGGCGTGGACCAGCGCACGCGGGCAATCCGCTCGTCCACCTTGTGGCCGGGGAGCTGTCCACCCTCGCCCGGCTTGGCGCCCTGGGCCATCTTGATTTGAAGCTCGGCCGCGTTGACCAGGTACTCGGTGGTGACGCCGAAGCGCGCGCTGGCCACCTGCTTGATGGCGCTGCGCCGCATGTCTCCGTTCTCGTCCGGCAGGTAGCGGCGCGACTCCTCGCCACCCTCGCCGCTGTTGGAGCGCCCGCCGATGCGGTTCATCGCGATGGCCAGCGTCTCGTGGGCCTCGGCGCTGATGGAGCCGAAGGACATGGCGCCGGTGACGAAACGCCGGACGATCTCCGACGCCGGCTCCACCTCCTCCAACGGCACGGGGGTACGGCCCTCCGTCGCCACCTCCAGCAGCCCGCGCAGGTTGCAGTGCTCGCGCGACTCGTCGTCCGCCAGCCTCGAGTACTCGGCGAAGAGCGCGGCGTCATTGGTGCGCGCCGCCTGCTGCAACCTGGCGATGGTGGCCGGGTTCCACTTGTGCGTCTCGCCCCGGCGGCGCCACTGGTACTGGCCGCCCACGGGGAGCTGCTCCACCTCGTGGTCCGCCGCCTCGCCGAAGCCGCGTGCGTGCCGCTCCTGGACCTCGCGGCCCAGCTCCGGCAGGCCCACGCCTTCCACACGCGAGGGCGTCCCGGTGAAGTGCCGCTCCACCAGCCGCCGATCCAGGCCCACCGCCTCGAAGAGCTGCGAGCCACGGTACGACTGCAGCGTGGAGATGCCCATCTTGGACATCACCTTCAGCAGGCCCTCCTCCACGGCGTGGATGAAGTTCTCCTGCGCCTTCTCGTGGTCCACCGGCAGCTCGCCCGCCTCCGCCAGGGCGCGCAGCGTGTCCAGCGCCAGGTACGGGTTCACCGCGGA contains:
- a CDS encoding imm11 family protein, with translation MNYFVLKTASQDGAVIDAYPQGSPADWKFDEGISLAREFPGRAEVVFSKSFPDFRKLYDFQPNILSAFIVSEKARQLIESLKVPNAEFLPVALKDHRGNVVAENYAILNLLGGEDAIDMERSDYKMNNINKEQIGRIKKLALKPDAISPEAKLFRCSRMRRLILLREDVLAAFNEAGLTGFRTYPAEGWKGLEL
- a CDS encoding carboxypeptidase regulatory-like domain-containing protein codes for the protein MDRKRTVWLLIIVLVLVGGLLVLLRGDGGERVPDGPRAGGAGASKPAPARAGTRTSQRPESPHAATALPSRLVPATHAEDPAESRGSFEGLVISATTGEGVANAELTFAGAGGAASTRTEANGRFRFVPPTAGTWQLAVVTARGYLPFGPEWGQSPIRFTAVPGQRISDIVLALTPEVELLGRVEDPDGQPVAGAQVRVLTGRGGESVLFPTSDHFTSDARGEFRFRAPEGASVEARHPAYASARAEVTPSAALARRVVLKLGRRESAQAAPPGESLAGRVVDGEGAAVPQALVSVTSASSAWPRRYGDELGYETLTDAEGRFTLEGLEPGTYDVTARSMGLAPGELRDVRTGRKDLVLTLAAGTRLVGTVRDAATGRPLPSFTLAVFTKRGPLQRDVFTQHSFIDAQGRYVVAGVPAGSYVLQAAASGYAPSEAQVEVPEGASGPVTTDLSLSRGTKMAGRVVEEGSGVPLEHASISVEGVGTGEGALSLRYDALTDARGDFTLDGLPPGELSLFVSAAGHHSRILSGITARGDTAPPLTIELRKTEEGEEPQVELVGIGAVLAPREDALVLGEIAPGGGAAEAGLVTGDSIVHIDGRPVVEMGFANAVQRIRGPEGSRLVLGVRKASAVGTDGSAAPIVDIPVTRRRIRR
- the gltB gene encoding glutamate synthase large subunit produces the protein MSDRIPGRYGLYEPDTEHDACGVGFVAHIRGEKSRGIVEDALELLNRLSHRAAAGKDPETGDGAGILVQLPHRFFERERLGFPLPPRRQYGVGMVFLPSDAEARIACESVLEQVAADEGQRVLGWRDVPVEPSFLGRLAREGAPVIRQFFVARRRVVPSAFERKLFRIRKLAERRINERGLDPEGQFHVASFSAETLIYKGLLLPRQLPRFYVDLQHPEFVSALGLVHSRFSTNTFPTWELAQPFRYIAHNGEINTLRGNRNWMNARRGLLQSAKFGGSLEPLFPIIVPGKSDSAQFDNMVELLCLGGRQLPHAMMMMIPEAWEGHTLMSDERRAFYEYSSSLLEPWDGPAAIAFSDGQLIGATLDRNGLRPARYLVTEDDRIILASETGVIDVPASAVRRKGRLTPGRMLLVDTLEGRILEDEEVKSDITTRWPYRRWLEHNVFTFDDLPTVPAPTRLGGEELWRLQRAFGYSDEDVRLLLRPMGETGKEPVGSMGTDTPLAVLSDQAPSLFNYFHQLFAQVTNPPIDPIRESLVMTLATGLGPEGNTFEETPDQCHRLSLPGPILTNGQLAKLAAISNEGVFETHRLSLLYPVAGGQDALEAALERLCTGALEAVDAGASILVLSDRGVDAVHAPIPSLLAVSAVHQRLVRDGIRVYTGLVLETAEAREVHHFACLFGYGVSAVNPYLALDTLRALAEAGELPVDHEKAQENFIHAVEEGLLKVMSKMGISTLQSYRGSQLFEAVGLDRRLVERHFTGTPSRVEGVGLPELGREVQERHARGFGEAADHEVEQLPVGGQYQWRRRGETHKWNPATIARLQQAARTNDAALFAEYSRLADDESREHCNLRGLLEVATEGRTPVPLEEVEPASEIVRRFVTGAMSFGSISAEAHETLAIAMNRIGGRSNSGEGGEESRRYLPDENGDMRRSAIKQVASARFGVTTEYLVNAAELQIKMAQGAKPGEGGQLPGHKVDERIARVRWSTPGVTLISPPPHHDIYSIEDLSQLIYDLQSVNPAARVSVKLVSEVGVGTIAAGVAKAGAGCVVISGYEGGTGASPLSSIKHAGLPWELGLAEAQQVLVHNGLRGRIRVQVDGGLRTARDVLIATLLGAEEFGMATASLIALGCIMLRKCHLNTCSVGIATQEAGLRERFHGKPEHVVNFFFMVAEDLRKQMAALGARRLDELVGRVELLRQRPSMDHWKAQRVDLSALLVQPHASSIEARRCDSPQFKDVSDHLDHDLLQHAKATLEGGAPTLLVRPVSNTHRAVGAMLSGEIAQRYGARGLPDGQLRIRLQGSAGQSFGAFLASGVTLELEGDSNDYLGKGLSGGRIIVYPPSDSRFVPEENVLVGNTVLYGATAGEVYLRGLAGERFAVRNSGAQAVVEGVGDHGCEYMTGGVVVVLGPTGRNFAAGMSGGLAFVLDRERSFRQRCNLEMVELESLVDESEIWLVHGMIERHLHHTGSALARRVLDNWELMVPQFVKVMPTDYKRVLQARRAARKPPPATMPRLQLVGGEG
- a CDS encoding glutamate synthase subunit beta, which produces MGKTTGFMEWNRVPAPKREKSDRVGDSREFVLPLAAEEAKRQAGRCMDCGVPFCQQGCPLGNPIPDFNDAVYRGKWKEAYVALSGTNNFPEFTGRLCPAPCEAACVLNIDQEPVTIEQMEKEISERAFAGGWVRPRPPASRTGKRVAVVGSGPAGLAAAAQLNQAGHSVTVYERDDRAGGLLRYGIPDFKLEKSVVDRRLKLMESEGVEFRCGVDVGREPGFRALREQYDAVVLAMGARKARELEVPGRELSGVVQAMDYLEHQNRVVAGLTQLEPRLSAAGKRVLILGGGDTGSDCLGTALRQGAASVTQVELMPAPPKVRAESNPWPRWPLIFRTSSSQEEGGAREFGLMTKKLVGTDGRLQALHAVRVELQREAGGALRLVEVPGSETVYEVDLLVLAMGFTGPDTGALAEDLGVKLTPRGNVLVDASFATSVDGVFCAGDASRGASLIVWAISDGREAAKAVDTYLSQEASALPTRGKDCSFG
- a CDS encoding glutathione S-transferase family protein — translated: MKLYGHPGSTCTRKVLTTLAEKGREAEFVLIDLSKGQQKSPDYLAKHPFGVVPFLEDDGFTLYESRAIIRYLDAKLPGPKLTPSDHPSFGRMEQWLSVEQSYFTPHCMAIVMELVFKPMRGGTPDMDKVNKGRSESARVLDVVDRALMSQAYLAGDTFSLADISWLPYLQYLSATPHGTLITERPFVKSWWQRISTRPSWKKVNG